The Saccharothrix variisporea genome has a segment encoding these proteins:
- a CDS encoding cob(I)yrinic acid a,c-diamide adenosyltransferase, which translates to MAVHLTRIYTRVGDDGTTGLGDFSRVPKTSPRITAYADCDETNAALGVALALGALAEDVAGVVRKVQNDLFDVGADLCTPIVEDPKYPPLRITQPYVDRLEAWCDEYNSRVGKLESFILNGGTPGAALLHQARTIARRAERSTWALIEAEPETTNVLAAKYLNRLSDLLFILARVANPDGDVLWQPGGNA; encoded by the coding sequence ATGGCGGTTCACCTCACCAGGATCTACACCCGCGTGGGCGACGACGGCACGACGGGCCTGGGCGACTTCAGCCGAGTCCCCAAGACCTCGCCCCGGATCACGGCGTACGCGGACTGCGACGAGACCAACGCGGCCTTGGGCGTGGCCCTGGCCCTGGGCGCGCTGGCGGAGGACGTCGCGGGTGTCGTGCGGAAGGTCCAGAACGACCTGTTCGACGTGGGCGCGGACCTGTGCACCCCGATCGTCGAGGACCCGAAGTACCCGCCGTTGCGCATCACGCAGCCCTATGTGGACCGCCTGGAGGCGTGGTGTGACGAGTACAACAGCCGGGTCGGCAAGCTGGAGTCGTTCATCCTCAACGGCGGCACCCCCGGCGCGGCACTGCTGCACCAGGCACGCACGATCGCGCGCCGGGCAGAACGCTCGACGTGGGCACTGATCGAGGCCGAGCCGGAGACGACGAACGTCCTGGCGGCCAAGTACCTGAACCGGCTGAGCGACCTGCTGTTCATCCTGGCCCGGGTCGCCAATCCCGACGGTGACGTCCTCTGGCAGCCAGGCGGCAACGCCTGA
- the murA gene encoding UDP-N-acetylglucosamine 1-carboxyvinyltransferase, which produces MSEHFRVQGGARLVGEVDVVGAKNSVLKLMAAALLAEGTTTITNCPEILDVPLMADVLRSLGCEVTLAGDVATITTPKELNHRADSEAMGKLRASVCVLGPLVGRCKRAVVALPGGDAIGSRPLDMHQSGLRKLGAHSEIEHGCVVAEAEGLHGAQIWLDFPSVGATENILMAAVLANGTTVIDNAAREPEIVDICVMLQQMGAKIEGAGTSTLTVHGVESLQPTEHRVIGDRIVGATWAFAAAMTRGDITVRGVNPHHLDLVLEKLRMAGAEVTTFDSDGFRVVQNDRPQSVDFVTLPYPGFATDLQPFAIALSSVSEGTSMITENLFEARFRFIEEMVRLGADARTDGHHAVVRGVEKLSSAPVWASDIRAGAGLVLAGLCADGVTEVYEIFHIERGYPGFVENLRKLGATVERVTA; this is translated from the coding sequence GTGAGCGAACACTTCCGGGTCCAGGGCGGTGCGCGGCTGGTCGGCGAGGTCGACGTCGTCGGTGCCAAGAACAGCGTGTTGAAGCTGATGGCGGCGGCCCTGCTGGCCGAGGGCACGACCACCATCACCAACTGCCCCGAGATCCTGGACGTGCCGCTGATGGCCGACGTCCTGCGCAGCCTGGGCTGCGAGGTCACGCTCGCCGGCGACGTCGCCACGATCACCACGCCCAAGGAGCTCAACCACCGGGCCGACTCCGAGGCGATGGGCAAGCTGCGGGCCTCCGTGTGCGTGCTGGGGCCGCTGGTCGGCCGCTGCAAGCGCGCGGTGGTGGCGCTGCCCGGCGGGGACGCGATCGGGTCCCGGCCCTTGGACATGCACCAGAGCGGTCTGCGCAAGCTCGGTGCGCACAGCGAGATCGAGCACGGGTGCGTGGTCGCCGAGGCCGAGGGGCTGCACGGCGCGCAGATCTGGCTGGACTTCCCCAGTGTCGGCGCGACCGAGAACATCCTGATGGCGGCGGTGCTGGCGAACGGCACGACGGTCATCGACAACGCGGCGCGCGAGCCGGAGATCGTCGACATCTGCGTGATGCTCCAGCAGATGGGCGCGAAGATCGAGGGCGCGGGCACGTCCACGCTGACCGTGCACGGGGTGGAGTCGCTCCAGCCGACCGAGCACCGGGTCATCGGCGACCGGATCGTGGGCGCCACCTGGGCGTTCGCGGCCGCGATGACGCGGGGTGACATCACCGTGCGCGGCGTGAACCCGCACCACCTGGACCTGGTGCTGGAGAAACTGCGCATGGCGGGCGCGGAGGTCACCACCTTCGACTCGGACGGCTTCCGCGTGGTGCAGAACGACCGGCCGCAGTCGGTGGACTTCGTGACGCTGCCCTACCCGGGCTTCGCGACCGACCTCCAGCCGTTCGCGATCGCGCTGTCCAGCGTGTCCGAGGGCACGTCCATGATCACCGAGAACCTGTTCGAGGCGCGGTTCCGGTTCATCGAGGAGATGGTGCGGCTCGGGGCCGACGCGCGCACTGATGGGCACCACGCGGTCGTGCGGGGCGTCGAGAAGCTGTCCAGCGCCCCGGTGTGGGCGTCGGACATCCGCGCGGGCGCGGGGCTGGTGCTGGCCGGGCTGTGCGCGGACGGCGTGACCGAGGTGTACGAGATCTTCCACATCGAGCGCGGCTACCCGGGCTTCGTGGAGAACCTGCGCAAGCTCGGCGCGACCGTGGAGCGGGTCACGGCCTGA